One window of Cohnella hashimotonis genomic DNA carries:
- a CDS encoding HNH endonuclease, with the protein MSKPTSTPESRAASAELKQCVSCFELKPTSEFRRRSGRRAGANARRGICKQCRASLPAAASGADRAPGETDTPAAAAEAGVPAGGFAEGAAPGGKRGRRRRGLPAAAPEAALDEAAALAVAPEEAPRPARKRRRRRGGAPAAGSDAQQPQAEQAAPAAPAEEPAPAAADAPKRKRRGRRKRGSAAAAGASALTAPEQAAPAAPAEEPAAPAAAGAPKRKRRGRRKGRGGGGAAAQQQPAKEAVLPAAQAAPARAAAPQPKAAAARPQQAKPRQAAANEAAPRVQPRGSARARASAPGGTARGIDPHDASQLQATREGFVRMRGRTDKGRGWYQEIDLEMAVTLVREHAAVVVNRHTIRRLLSNRDFRLMILNRDKYTCYFCGDYGDTIDHLLPRSKGGHTTPDNCVCACNLCNQTKANRDLDEFVAAGIPVKTQE; encoded by the coding sequence TTGAGCAAGCCGACATCGACACCTGAGAGCCGGGCGGCGTCCGCGGAATTGAAGCAATGCGTGAGCTGCTTCGAGCTTAAACCGACATCGGAGTTCCGCCGCAGATCCGGACGGCGGGCGGGAGCGAACGCGCGCAGGGGCATCTGCAAGCAGTGCAGGGCGTCCTTGCCTGCAGCGGCGTCCGGCGCCGATCGCGCGCCGGGCGAGACGGACACCCCCGCTGCAGCGGCGGAGGCGGGCGTACCCGCCGGCGGCTTCGCCGAAGGCGCGGCGCCGGGCGGCAAGCGCGGCCGGCGCCGTCGCGGGCTGCCTGCGGCTGCGCCCGAGGCGGCGCTCGACGAAGCGGCTGCGCTTGCCGTCGCGCCCGAGGAGGCGCCGCGCCCCGCGCGCAAGCGCCGGCGGCGGCGCGGGGGAGCGCCCGCCGCGGGCAGCGATGCGCAGCAGCCGCAGGCGGAGCAGGCCGCGCCCGCGGCGCCGGCGGAGGAGCCGGCGCCTGCGGCTGCCGATGCGCCTAAGCGCAAGCGCCGCGGGCGGCGCAAGCGCGGTTCGGCTGCTGCGGCCGGCGCGAGCGCGCTGACTGCGCCGGAGCAGGCCGCGCCTGCGGCGCCGGCGGAGGAGCCTGCGGCGCCCGCGGCTGCCGGCGCGCCGAAGCGCAAGCGGCGCGGCCGGCGCAAGGGCCGCGGCGGCGGTGGCGCTGCAGCGCAGCAGCAGCCGGCGAAGGAAGCCGTGCTGCCGGCAGCGCAGGCAGCGCCCGCACGAGCGGCCGCGCCGCAGCCGAAGGCCGCCGCCGCAAGGCCGCAGCAGGCCAAGCCGCGCCAGGCGGCGGCCAACGAGGCTGCGCCGCGGGTTCAGCCGCGCGGCTCGGCCCGCGCCCGGGCGAGCGCGCCGGGCGGCACGGCGCGAGGCATCGACCCGCACGACGCGTCGCAGCTCCAGGCGACGCGCGAGGGATTCGTCCGCATGCGCGGCCGGACCGACAAGGGCCGCGGCTGGTACCAGGAGATCGACCTGGAGATGGCGGTCACCCTGGTGCGGGAGCACGCAGCCGTCGTCGTCAACCGCCATACGATACGCAGGCTGCTCAGCAACCGGGATTTCCGGCTGATGATCTTGAACCGGGACAAGTACACCTGCTATTTCTGTGGCGATTACGGCGATACGATCGACCATCTGCTGCCGCGCTCCAAGGGCGGGCATACGACGCCGGACAACTGCGTCTGCGCCTGCAACCTGTGCAACCAGACCAAGGCGAACCGCGACCTGGACGAGTTCGTGGCGGCGGGCATTCCTGTCAAGACGCAGGAGTAG
- a CDS encoding AraC family transcriptional regulator, producing the protein MERRIGWEALNPVVSYANRLACDPGFAFGPRVVKDHQFIYTAEGRGRAEIGGRAYDAKPGDLFYYGPGVPHRFEADDDAPFVLYGLHFAPIGELPATGAIPYELPVDIRRGAETPPLAEAKLVLGDAASGFAVPEYISLPTGFAEPFFASAAQYFRLTDVLNHLRGRALLIRFLTELYERVRQARVEQDPAASLLETVRTRLRERADEPYRREWLSDWTHYHENHAAALFARLYGQSPHEYFLGCKLELAKKLLADENLSALETSERLRFGSVHHFTRLFKRRVGCSPGAYRRMGRLV; encoded by the coding sequence ATGGAACGGAGGATCGGCTGGGAGGCGCTGAATCCCGTCGTCTCGTATGCCAACAGGCTGGCCTGCGATCCCGGCTTCGCGTTCGGACCGCGCGTCGTAAAGGATCACCAGTTCATCTACACGGCAGAGGGCAGGGGGCGCGCCGAGATCGGGGGGAGAGCCTACGATGCAAAACCTGGCGATCTATTTTACTATGGTCCCGGCGTTCCCCACCGGTTCGAGGCCGACGACGACGCGCCTTTCGTCCTGTACGGACTCCACTTTGCGCCGATCGGCGAGCTGCCTGCGACGGGGGCGATCCCCTACGAGCTGCCCGTCGACATCCGGCGCGGGGCGGAAACGCCGCCGCTGGCCGAAGCGAAGCTCGTGCTGGGCGATGCCGCGAGCGGGTTCGCGGTCCCCGAATACATCTCGCTGCCTACAGGGTTCGCCGAGCCCTTCTTCGCCTCGGCCGCGCAGTATTTCCGTTTGACGGACGTTCTGAATCACCTCCGCGGAAGAGCGCTGCTCATCCGCTTCCTGACCGAGCTGTACGAGCGCGTCAGGCAAGCTCGCGTCGAGCAGGATCCGGCCGCCTCGCTGCTCGAGACCGTCAGGACGAGACTGCGCGAGCGCGCGGATGAACCCTATCGGCGGGAATGGCTGTCTGACTGGACCCACTACCACGAAAACCACGCGGCCGCCCTGTTCGCGAGGCTGTATGGCCAGTCGCCTCACGAGTACTTCCTCGGCTGCAAGCTGGAGCTCGCCAAGAAGCTGCTGGCGGACGAGAACTTGAGCGCGCTAGAGACGTCCGAACGGCTGCGCTTCGGCTCCGTCCACCACTTCACGCGCCTGTTCAAGCGCCGGGTCGGCTGTTCGCCGGGCGCTTACAGGCGGATGGGGAGATTGGTGTAA
- a CDS encoding phytanoyl-CoA dioxygenase family protein, which translates to MSETSGKPLGELEDSMGLLHDIVALRSRLREEGYLFFRGLLDADELLAIRGDMLKLADDAGFVNRDRPLSEGIYSGKTFPASRKFETSSLYRSILELPRFNAFGRNPVLMLLYGGLLDGPVLEHRRRIGRITFPQSFNNTTPPHQDYFYIKGTPDTYTCWIAAGDCPAELGGLAVMPRTNHLGYIEHEPMSGTGGHGVPHDKCESLGLPWLTTDFKTGDLLLFHGLTLHKALDNRTENRLRVSLEFRYQRAGDPIDPSSQQYHMQGAFEAEEAK; encoded by the coding sequence GTGTCGGAAACAAGCGGAAAGCCGCTCGGAGAGCTGGAGGATTCGATGGGGCTGCTGCACGATATCGTCGCGCTGCGGAGCCGCCTGCGCGAGGAGGGCTATCTCTTTTTTAGAGGACTGCTGGACGCTGACGAGCTGCTCGCCATTCGCGGGGATATGCTGAAGCTGGCCGACGATGCCGGATTCGTGAATCGCGACAGGCCGCTGTCGGAAGGCATCTATTCGGGGAAAACGTTCCCGGCGTCCCGCAAATTCGAAACGTCGTCGTTGTACCGCAGCATCTTGGAGCTGCCAAGGTTTAACGCCTTCGGAAGGAATCCCGTGCTGATGCTGTTGTACGGCGGCTTGCTGGACGGCCCCGTGCTGGAGCACCGCCGCCGGATCGGCCGCATCACCTTTCCGCAAAGCTTCAACAACACGACGCCCCCGCATCAGGACTACTTTTATATCAAAGGAACGCCCGATACGTACACCTGCTGGATTGCGGCAGGCGATTGTCCCGCCGAATTGGGGGGCTTGGCTGTTATGCCGCGAACGAATCATCTTGGCTATATCGAGCACGAGCCGATGTCCGGCACCGGCGGTCACGGCGTTCCGCACGACAAATGCGAGTCGCTTGGGTTGCCTTGGCTGACGACGGACTTCAAAACCGGCGATTTGCTCCTGTTCCATGGACTGACCCTGCACAAGGCGCTAGACAACCGGACCGAGAACCGGCTGCGCGTATCGCTCGAATTCAGGTATCAGCGCGCGGGAGACCCGATCGACCCGTCGTCGCAGCAGTATCACATGCAAGGCGCATTTGAAGCGGAAGAGGCAAAATAG
- a CDS encoding phytanoyl-CoA dioxygenase family protein: MSLKPLNPEEINEKLYKHRGIHAALPGTGNLRDEDYLHYRTQGFIAVADILSAAEVRQSSNAIMSILFNPDTRAKVQFTKPQRELKDDAEREFAVRKVYEFVEHDEQLRAMAYHPNILSIVEKLLGGKAKLVQDMALLKPPTGGGEKPWHQDMAYGPLAYHQAVVGVWIALDAAGLDNGCMHVIPRSQMSGAVPHYAVRDWQLCDEAVPVERDVAVPLAPGGALFFHGLLFHGTPNNTSDKRRRALQFHYALETSDKMSPQEYKRVFTNELTGAEC; this comes from the coding sequence ATGAGTCTCAAGCCGCTCAATCCGGAGGAAATCAACGAAAAGCTGTATAAGCACCGCGGGATTCATGCCGCGCTGCCGGGAACGGGGAACCTCCGCGACGAAGATTATCTTCATTACCGCACGCAGGGCTTCATCGCCGTCGCCGACATTCTGAGCGCCGCCGAAGTCCGGCAATCGTCGAATGCGATCATGAGCATCCTCTTTAATCCGGATACGCGGGCAAAGGTCCAGTTCACGAAGCCGCAGCGCGAGCTGAAGGACGACGCGGAGCGGGAATTCGCCGTCCGGAAGGTGTACGAGTTCGTCGAGCACGACGAACAGTTGCGCGCGATGGCTTACCACCCCAACATCCTGTCCATCGTCGAAAAGCTGCTCGGCGGCAAGGCGAAGCTCGTGCAGGATATGGCGCTGCTGAAGCCGCCAACGGGTGGCGGAGAAAAGCCATGGCACCAGGACATGGCGTACGGTCCGCTGGCTTACCACCAGGCGGTCGTCGGCGTCTGGATCGCGCTGGACGCGGCCGGTTTGGACAACGGCTGCATGCACGTTATCCCACGCTCGCAGATGTCGGGCGCCGTGCCGCATTATGCCGTTCGCGACTGGCAGCTGTGCGACGAAGCGGTGCCCGTCGAGCGCGACGTCGCCGTGCCTCTCGCGCCGGGCGGGGCGCTCTTTTTCCACGGACTGCTCTTCCACGGCACTCCGAACAACACGTCCGACAAGCGCAGGCGCGCCCTCCAATTCCACTACGCGCTGGAGACGTCCGACAAGATGTCGCCGCAGGAGTACAAGCGCGTGTTCACCAACGAGCTGACGGGCGCGGAGTGCTGA
- a CDS encoding AraC family transcriptional regulator: MESETNGEKAVVLDVRPLSGVVFEPGRIMGKARCEPGWSWHVHAMPDYDFWHVLAGTGSMTVNGSRYPIAPGCCFTLRPGDRIDVEQHPDDRLTVIYCHFRKAVEDAGGEAGRFSPPRRRVEVHDGARFEALMGRLLELRDMPPLWSEVEFDYTVKLLLLELYRSERESHPAGRASARHRELVRRASDSLRQGAWAEADLEAAAAEAGVSQRYLSQLFKRHTGRTLKSYAAGLRMERARLLLAESDMPVTQIAETLGYADLYSFSKLFKAYSGTSPSGYRKRSPAATPLD; the protein is encoded by the coding sequence ATGGAATCGGAGACAAACGGGGAAAAGGCGGTCGTCCTGGACGTTCGTCCGCTGTCCGGCGTCGTGTTCGAACCGGGACGCATTATGGGCAAAGCGCGCTGCGAGCCGGGCTGGAGCTGGCATGTGCACGCGATGCCGGATTACGATTTTTGGCATGTGCTCGCTGGAACGGGCAGCATGACCGTCAACGGCAGCCGGTACCCGATCGCCCCCGGATGCTGCTTCACGCTGCGCCCCGGCGACCGGATCGACGTGGAGCAGCATCCGGACGATCGGCTGACGGTCATCTATTGCCATTTTCGCAAGGCTGTCGAGGACGCGGGCGGAGAAGCCGGGCGTTTCTCGCCGCCGCGCAGGCGGGTGGAGGTGCACGACGGCGCGCGCTTCGAGGCGCTCATGGGCAGGCTGCTGGAGCTGCGCGACATGCCGCCGTTATGGTCGGAGGTCGAGTTCGACTATACGGTCAAGCTGCTCCTGCTGGAGCTGTACCGGAGCGAACGGGAGTCGCATCCCGCCGGCAGGGCGTCCGCGCGTCACCGGGAGCTCGTGCGCAGGGCCAGCGACTCGCTCCGGCAGGGCGCTTGGGCGGAGGCCGACTTGGAGGCGGCAGCCGCGGAAGCCGGCGTCTCTCAGCGTTACTTGAGCCAGCTGTTCAAGCGGCATACCGGCCGGACGCTGAAGTCCTATGCGGCGGGACTGCGCATGGAGCGGGCCCGGCTGCTGTTGGCGGAGTCCGACATGCCGGTCACGCAGATCGCCGAAACGCTGGGCTACGCCGACTTGTACTCGTTCAGCAAGCTGTTCAAAGCCTACAGCGGGACGTCGCCGAGCGGGTACCGCAAGCGTTCGCCGGCCGCTACGCCTTTAGATTAG